GGTCAGCTCGGTGCCCACGTCGCCGATCTGCCGGTAGACCCGCAGGTCGTGCGGCGGCAGGTCGTCGTCGGACTTGCCCGCGTAGGGCCGCAAAAGCACGCCGCTGTAGGTGTGGTACGACTGCACTCCGCTAATGTTGGGATGCGCGGCGAAAAACTGCGCGAGCGCGCGCGTCTCGGGCTCGGACATCGGAAACGGTCCCGCGCCGCGCTGCTGGCCCTCGGGTCCCCACTCGAAGGGAAAGTTGCGGTTCAGGTCGAGGCCGTACTGCGGCGGTGCCGAACGCACGGTGTAGCCGTCGTACTCGCGGATCAGCCCTTCGGGGTAAAGCTGGTAAAAGTCGCCCTCGCGGTCGGCGAAGGTGCGCCGGCGCAGCAGCCGGGGGTCTTTCTTGCTCGCCATCCACGGACCCTTGGGATCAGACACCCGCATCTGGAGGATGCGCCCGTCGCCGTCGATGTCGTGGGGATACAGCCCCTCGCGCTCGTCCTCGAAGGGGTAGGGGCGCAGGCTGGAGCGCACTTGCAGCGGCGTGGTCAGAAACGCCTCCACCCCGTCGGGGCTCAGGCGCGGAGCGATGTACAGGGCGTGACCGTCGAGGAGCGCCGTGACCTCGCGCCCGTCGGCGTCGTCCTGACCGTATTTGCTCGTGAGGTGCTGGACGGTCCACAGCGCCGTCGCGCCGCCGGTGACCTCACCCGCGTGGATGTTGGCGTCGATCCAGTAGGCGGGCTTTTCCGAGTGGGGGCCGGTGCCCTGGTGGGTCAGGGTCATCACCCACAGCTCGCGGCCCTCGTGCGACCGGCCCATGCTGCTCAGCGAGGCGAGTTGAGGGTACGCCGCGGCGACCTCCCGCAGGTACGCCGTCAGCTCGTCGTAGGTGTGGTGGTGCGGAAAACGCAGTTCGGGCATGGTGGAGCCTCCTGAGCTGGGGATGCCGGCAGTGTAAAGGGCCACCCTCCGCTGACCGGCGCTGGCGTCCCGCGATGACGCGCGCGGGTCAGGTGCGGAGATGAGAGTCGACTGTGTGGCCTTCACGAAGTTCTGACAGAGGTTGTCTATGCTTGAACGCGGTCAAATGAAACCCTCACCCCTCTCAAGGAGAACTATGCGCCTTTACTCCGCTCCCGCTGCCCTGCTGTCCGTCTCCCTGCTGCTCGCCGCCTGCGGTCAGCCGACCGTGCCCGCCACGACCTCCGCCGCCTCGACAACTGTGGTGACTTCTTCCGTGAGCGCCCTGAGCGCCCAGGCCAGTGCGCCGGGCGTCACCTTGCGGAGCCAGGGCATGAGTACGCCGACCCTGGCCCTGACCCTGCCCGCCGGGGTGGAGTTCGTGACGGTGGAACTGACGGGCGGCAAGCTCGAGGCGCCCCGGGTCTACACCGCGCGGGTCCAGGGCGGCAGCGTGCGCCTGAGCCTGAGCGGGCTGCCCAAGGGCGATCCCAAGTACACCCTCACCATCCGCGCCTACGACAAGGAAGGCGGCGCCGTGCTCTACCGCTCGCAGGCGGAGGTCAACTTCGCCAGCGGCAAGGTGAGCGGCAGCCTCGTGCCGCAGCGGCTGAATGAGACGGTGACCGTGGTGGCCTCGCCGGTCCTCGCCAAGACGAATACCCTCGTCGCCAAGCTCGGTGACCTGACCCAGACGATGAACGTGGAAGGCGGGCAGGCGACGGCGCGGTTCGAGAACATTCCGACGGCGAGCGGCCTCACCGTCACGGTGACCGGGACTGCCGCCGACGGGCAGCTCACCCAGACGGGGAGCGCGACCTTCACCCTCTCCGAAGGTGGGGCGACGGTCAATGTCCCCCTGACCGAGGTGGCGAGCTGCCCGGTGAGCGCGACCCCGGTGACGGCGATTCCGGCGGTGCAGGGCAGCGGCGCGGCGAGCCCGCTCGTGGGGCAGACGGTGACGGTGCGCGGCGTGGTGACCGCCGACTTCCAGAGCGGGCTGCGCGGCTTTTTCGTGCAGGACCGCGCGGGCGACGGCGACGCGGCGACGAGCGACGGGGTGTTCGTGTTCACCGGCAGCGCGCCGCAGACGGTGCAGCCCGGCGACCTCGTGCAGCTCTCGGGGACTGTCAAGGAGTTTTTCGGCACGACCCAGATCGATACCGTGACCGCCTTCGCCGCGTGCGCGAGCGGCCTGAAGGTGGAGCCGGTCACGGTGGGGGCACCCTTCACGGACCTGGAGCGTTACGAGGGCATGGTCATCACCATTCCCGAGACGCTCACCGTGACCGACAACTTCGGCCTCGGGCGCTACGGCGAACTCGGCCTGTCGGCGGGCGGGCGGCTCTTTAACCCCACCAACGGCAACGTCCAGACCACCCTGGAGCAGAACAACGCGCGGCGCATCGTCCTCGACGACGCGAATACCGCGCAGAACCCGGCCCAGCTGCCCTACCTCAGCGCCGAGGGGACCCGCCGCACCGGCGACACCGTGAGCGGGCTGACCGGCGTGCTGCACTACGCGAACAACGCCTTCAAGGTGGAGCCCACCGTCGCGCCCACCTTCGTCAATGCCAACCCGCGCCCGGCGCAGCCGAAAGACGTGGGCGGCAGCCTCAAGGTGGCCGGCGCGAACGTGCTGAACTACTTCACCACCTTCGGCCCCAGTGACCGGGGCGCCAACAGCGCCTACGAGTTCGCGCGCCAGAAGGCGAAGGTGATCGCGTCCCTCAAGGGCCTCGACGCCGACGTCGTGACCCTGATGGAGGTGCAGAACAACGGCGACGCGGCGCTCAGCGACCTCGTCACCAGCCTGAACGCTGCCTACGGCACCGACACCTACGCCGCTGTTCAGACCGGCACCATCGGCACCGACGCGATCAAGGTGGCGATCATCTACAAGCCCGCGCGGGTGACGCCCATTGGCGGCTTCGTGATCGACCCGGACCCCATTCACAGCCGGCCCCCGCTCGCCCAGACCTTCCAGGACAAGGGAACGGGCGGCGTATTCACCGTCGTCGCCAACCACTTCAAGAGCAAGGGCAGTTGCCCAAATACCGGCGACGTGGACCGGGGCGAGGGCTGCTGGAACGAGCTGCGGGTGCAGCAGTCGCAGCGACTCCTGACCTTCGTGGACACCCTGAAGGCGCGCAGCGGGGACCAGGACGTGCTCTTGATGGGCGACTTCAACGCCTACGGCGCCGAGGCCCCGATCCGCACGCTGACCTCGGGCGGCTTCGTGAGCGAGAACCTGCGCATCCCCGCCGAGGAGCGCTACTCCTACCAGTTCGGCGGGCAGTTCGGCTACCTCGACCACGCGCTCGCGAGCAGCAGCCTGGATACGCAGGTGACCGGCGTGACCGAGTGGCACATCAACGCCGACGAGCCCACCCTGATCGACTACAACGTCGAGTTCAAGCAAAATCCCGAGTGCCGCACGAGCACCTGCACCAGCCCCGACCTCTACCAGCCCACCCCTTACCGCGCCTCGGACCACGACCCGGTCCTGATCGGCCTGAACCTGAACCGCGACGAGGTGAGGGAAGTCCTGAGCGTGAGCGTCAGCGGCCCCGACACCGTGCAGGCTGGAGCGCCCTACACCCTCAGCCTGACCCCGAGCCAGGCGCCCGAGACCCTCACCGTGAACTGGGGCGACGGCAGCACCGAGACGCTGAGCGCGGCGGCGACGAGCGCGACCCACACCTACGCGAATGCCGGCGCCTTTACGGTGACCGTGACGGCGACCCGGCAGGGCCAGCAGGCGCAGGCGACCAAGGCGCTCAGCGTGACGGCGGCCCCCGGTACGGGCGGCGGCAGCGGCAAGCTCGTGATCAGCCAGATTTACGGGGGCGGCGGCAACGCGGGGGCCACCTACACCAACGACTTCATCGAGATCTTCAACGCGGGCGGCGCCGCCGTGAACCTGGGCAGCTACTCGGTGCAGTACGCGAGCGCGACCGGCACGAGCTGGGCCGTGACGCCGCTGACGAGCGTGAACCTCGCCCCCGGGCAGTACTACCTCGTGCAGCAGGCCAAGGGGACAGGCGGCACCACTCCGCTGCCCACGCCTGACGCGAGCGGAAATATCGCGATGGCCGGCGGCGCAGGCCAAGTCGTGCTCGCCGAGACGACCGCCCGCGTGGGATCCAAGGACGACGCCTCGGTGCGTGATTACGTCGCCTACAGCGGCCTGGGCAACACGACCGCCGCCGTGCGCGCGGGGAGCGGCTGCACCGACACGGACAGCGCCGCCGACTTCACGGCGACCGCGCCGTCGCCGCGCAACACGAGCACGGCGCTGAACGTCTGCACGGCGCCCTGAGCTTCCCCTCTTCCTCACCCCTCTCCCCTTGTAGGAGAGGGGCTTTTACCTTTCTCCCTCGCTTCCTCTCCCCACCGGTTGCCCCAGCGTGAGCGCCGCGCCGAGCAGCAGCACGCCGGCGCTCACGCCGAGGCCGAGCCGCAGGCCGCCGGCGCTGTCGGCCAGGGCGCCGGTGAGCAGTGGCCCGAGCACCTGCCCGAGCGCAAAGATGGTGGTAAACGCCGCAATCCCGCGTCCCCAGGCGTGCTCGG
The nucleotide sequence above comes from Deinococcus reticulitermitis. Encoded proteins:
- a CDS encoding M14 family metallopeptidase, giving the protein MPELRFPHHHTYDELTAYLREVAAAYPQLASLSSMGRSHEGRELWVMTLTHQGTGPHSEKPAYWIDANIHAGEVTGGATALWTVQHLTSKYGQDDADGREVTALLDGHALYIAPRLSPDGVEAFLTTPLQVRSSLRPYPFEDEREGLYPHDIDGDGRILQMRVSDPKGPWMASKKDPRLLRRRTFADREGDFYQLYPEGLIREYDGYTVRSAPPQYGLDLNRNFPFEWGPEGQQRGAGPFPMSEPETRALAQFFAAHPNISGVQSYHTYSGVLLRPYAGKSDDDLPPHDLRVYRQIGDVGTELTGYPHTSVFHGFRYEPKETLRGGLFDWLYDALGIFAFANELWDVVAEAGIGVPDERGIRRRDFIGWLKDHPEEDDLKLLKFNDDEGLGGFESWRPFEHPQLGSVEIGGWDYKRFWGVAPFKFLPDIAERHTRFTLAHAAASPKLHWKRTEVHPQGGGLYRVVAVLENLGYLPTYTSARAKERQAVQPIRVRVHAPALVSGEASQDGGQLEGRSAVGGGFGPTSAEQERKFEWVVRGEPGDPVRLEAVGQRAGVARAEVRLG
- a CDS encoding ExeM/NucH family extracellular endonuclease, which produces MRLYSAPAALLSVSLLLAACGQPTVPATTSAASTTVVTSSVSALSAQASAPGVTLRSQGMSTPTLALTLPAGVEFVTVELTGGKLEAPRVYTARVQGGSVRLSLSGLPKGDPKYTLTIRAYDKEGGAVLYRSQAEVNFASGKVSGSLVPQRLNETVTVVASPVLAKTNTLVAKLGDLTQTMNVEGGQATARFENIPTASGLTVTVTGTAADGQLTQTGSATFTLSEGGATVNVPLTEVASCPVSATPVTAIPAVQGSGAASPLVGQTVTVRGVVTADFQSGLRGFFVQDRAGDGDAATSDGVFVFTGSAPQTVQPGDLVQLSGTVKEFFGTTQIDTVTAFAACASGLKVEPVTVGAPFTDLERYEGMVITIPETLTVTDNFGLGRYGELGLSAGGRLFNPTNGNVQTTLEQNNARRIVLDDANTAQNPAQLPYLSAEGTRRTGDTVSGLTGVLHYANNAFKVEPTVAPTFVNANPRPAQPKDVGGSLKVAGANVLNYFTTFGPSDRGANSAYEFARQKAKVIASLKGLDADVVTLMEVQNNGDAALSDLVTSLNAAYGTDTYAAVQTGTIGTDAIKVAIIYKPARVTPIGGFVIDPDPIHSRPPLAQTFQDKGTGGVFTVVANHFKSKGSCPNTGDVDRGEGCWNELRVQQSQRLLTFVDTLKARSGDQDVLLMGDFNAYGAEAPIRTLTSGGFVSENLRIPAEERYSYQFGGQFGYLDHALASSSLDTQVTGVTEWHINADEPTLIDYNVEFKQNPECRTSTCTSPDLYQPTPYRASDHDPVLIGLNLNRDEVREVLSVSVSGPDTVQAGAPYTLSLTPSQAPETLTVNWGDGSTETLSAAATSATHTYANAGAFTVTVTATRQGQQAQATKALSVTAAPGTGGGSGKLVISQIYGGGGNAGATYTNDFIEIFNAGGAAVNLGSYSVQYASATGTSWAVTPLTSVNLAPGQYYLVQQAKGTGGTTPLPTPDASGNIAMAGGAGQVVLAETTARVGSKDDASVRDYVAYSGLGNTTAAVRAGSGCTDTDSAADFTATAPSPRNTSTALNVCTAP